The following coding sequences lie in one Kribbella sp. NBC_00709 genomic window:
- a CDS encoding amylo-alpha-1,6-glucosidase, with translation MTDPFAVTMEMDRYLEKQARDPRPRPAFPIRPRPGDDRSYVAARLDDMVADTLRTSPALDYPYIAPGAIYDSVWTWDAYFTGLALPLQHLDHFVGSLRILLEAIRTDGRAASLVEPDGTANYDHMGQPIHAQWALAAIRRTGTEEWLAPYWPALVATRDWHRRECSGRRGLYRWTDESGSGIDNDPAIYGRFGGTVGLVDMNCFHVRELDSMAALAELLGVSGAGEYRREAERLRQAINAFMWDERAGTYRHLDLSDLHRTTHQQVTWEVPLQVGTWGCLFPLWTGVAEPALADRLITEHVLNPHRYLSGFGIRSMAADESMYNNVAMADPSNWQGPVWGLSTFLTCYGLARYGYRTEAVRVASRLVNLMADDLRANGTIHESYHADTGAPLFNPGFISWNLLARRVLDDLEAGVDPTALD, from the coding sequence GTGACCGATCCGTTCGCGGTGACCATGGAGATGGATCGCTACCTGGAAAAGCAGGCACGCGATCCGCGTCCCCGGCCGGCCTTCCCCATCCGGCCGCGACCGGGCGACGACCGCAGCTATGTCGCCGCGCGGCTGGACGACATGGTGGCGGACACGCTGCGCACGAGTCCGGCGCTGGACTACCCCTACATCGCGCCGGGAGCGATCTACGACTCGGTCTGGACGTGGGACGCGTACTTCACCGGGCTCGCGCTGCCGCTGCAGCATCTCGACCACTTCGTCGGATCGCTGCGGATCCTGCTCGAAGCGATCCGGACCGACGGCCGGGCCGCCTCACTGGTCGAGCCGGACGGTACTGCGAACTACGACCACATGGGCCAACCGATCCACGCGCAATGGGCCCTGGCCGCGATACGGCGTACCGGCACGGAGGAGTGGCTCGCGCCGTACTGGCCGGCGCTTGTCGCCACGCGGGACTGGCACCGGCGCGAATGCTCGGGTCGGCGCGGGCTGTACCGCTGGACCGACGAATCGGGATCCGGGATCGACAACGATCCGGCGATCTACGGACGGTTCGGCGGGACGGTCGGCCTGGTGGACATGAATTGCTTCCACGTGCGGGAGCTGGACTCGATGGCAGCCCTGGCCGAGCTGCTCGGGGTGTCCGGCGCCGGGGAGTACCGTCGCGAGGCGGAGCGGCTGCGCCAGGCGATCAACGCCTTCATGTGGGACGAGCGGGCCGGCACCTACCGGCACCTCGACCTGTCCGACCTGCACCGAACCACCCATCAGCAGGTCACGTGGGAGGTCCCGCTTCAGGTCGGTACCTGGGGCTGTCTGTTCCCGTTGTGGACCGGCGTCGCGGAACCGGCGCTCGCCGATCGATTGATCACCGAGCATGTCCTCAATCCACACCGGTACCTGTCCGGGTTCGGGATTCGCTCGATGGCGGCCGACGAGTCCATGTACAACAACGTCGCCATGGCTGATCCGTCCAACTGGCAGGGGCCGGTCTGGGGGCTGAGCACGTTCCTGACCTGCTACGGGCTGGCCCGCTACGGCTACCGCACCGAGGCCGTGCGTGTGGCTTCCCGACTGGTGAACTTGATGGCAGACGACCTGCGAGCGAACGGCACCATCCATGAGTCGTACCACGCCGACACCGGCGCTCCACTGTTCAACCCCGGCTTCATCAGCTGGAACCTGCTCGCCCGGCGGGTGCTCGACGACCTCGAGGCAGGAGTCGACCCGACAGCGCTCGATTGA
- a CDS encoding amidohydrolase family protein produces MPTDLIDSHVHVWDPTGGYPWLTGPLRRPYRLADLRRSIDPDVSVSVILVEAGRGDPAETSDLLDLAATDPSVAGVVGTANLQCPGAGGRLEALISRPHGNYLVGLRERLDGRLIAAVEAVAGQLGEHGLALEVSCSPKQFDQVGQLVEVLGPEVPVVLDHLAGPPAAPQPTDLLEWWVDGLKDLAALPSVSVKLSGILTQLTGPASWRVDMVRQAVNILGPDRTMIGSDWPVCLTGGSWAAAIDTVRAALTGCPPADLERVLAGTARQVFRLGDRRPVV; encoded by the coding sequence ATGCCGACGGACCTGATCGACTCACATGTCCACGTGTGGGACCCGACCGGTGGTTACCCATGGTTGACGGGCCCGCTGCGACGGCCGTACCGGCTCGCAGATCTGCGTCGATCCATCGACCCGGACGTCTCGGTTTCGGTGATCCTGGTGGAGGCCGGCCGAGGTGATCCTGCCGAGACCTCCGATCTGCTAGATCTTGCTGCCACCGACCCTTCCGTAGCCGGCGTTGTCGGGACCGCGAACCTCCAGTGTCCTGGGGCCGGCGGCAGGCTCGAGGCGCTGATCAGCAGGCCACACGGCAACTACCTTGTCGGACTCCGCGAGCGACTGGACGGTCGGCTGATCGCCGCTGTCGAGGCTGTGGCCGGGCAACTCGGCGAGCACGGACTGGCCTTGGAGGTGAGCTGTTCGCCGAAGCAGTTCGACCAGGTTGGCCAGCTGGTAGAGGTACTCGGGCCTGAGGTGCCAGTCGTGCTCGATCATCTGGCTGGGCCGCCGGCCGCTCCTCAGCCCACGGACTTGCTCGAGTGGTGGGTGGATGGACTCAAGGACCTGGCCGCCTTGCCAAGCGTCTCGGTGAAGCTGTCCGGGATCCTGACTCAACTGACAGGGCCGGCCTCTTGGCGTGTCGACATGGTCCGTCAAGCCGTCAACATCCTCGGTCCGGACAGAACGATGATCGGCTCCGACTGGCCGGTCTGCCTGACCGGCGGAAGTTGGGCAGCTGCGATCGATACGGTGCGCGCCGCTCTGACCGGCTGTCCGCCGGCTGACCTTGAGCGTGTGCTCGCCGGTACCGCTCGTCAGGTGTTCCGTCTCGGCGATCGCCGGCCCGTCGTATGA
- a CDS encoding histone-like nucleoid-structuring protein Lsr2: MTGDDIVETVTFALDGQTYDVDLTSKDADALRKVLSPYVRAGRREPTERGTEPECSHVCPTAKTVRKWARANGYDVADRGRLRTEIREAYVRRRAAR, translated from the coding sequence ATGACGGGCGACGACATCGTCGAGACGGTCACCTTCGCTCTCGACGGTCAGACCTACGACGTCGACCTGACCAGCAAGGATGCCGACGCACTCCGGAAGGTCCTCTCGCCGTACGTGCGGGCGGGCCGGCGGGAGCCGACGGAGCGCGGTACCGAGCCAGAGTGTTCTCACGTCTGTCCGACCGCGAAGACCGTCAGGAAGTGGGCTCGAGCCAACGGTTACGACGTTGCCGACCGGGGCCGACTGCGGACGGAGATACGCGAGGCCTACGTACGTCGCCGGGCGGCGCGCTGA
- a CDS encoding glycosyl hydrolase family 28-related protein: MTSDPLPTLVAAVAGPSRRRVLGTSGAIVAGALAGGVPAGVWSPRPADARPTETAPVLYRRQVRSVSPGQVFGVSGAGFATAAQARVWPLRGRDANSAPAKPPHDARPLDVVGVTADAVVLRAPAGRIETAFAVYVSSGDGRAWSRPFVVNTPDPWYLDMPSASAGDEVTVYGNDLQVGLARPTVTLTRHGLTRSATVLKADRYQIRFEVPKGLNGDCTVQVSTGPAGARVTSSLRLPVVARAAAPRHEIDAVRDYGADPSGQQDSTAALQAALTAAAQARGGARVRIPAGTYTLTSKLRLPDGNGPIVVQGAGQDRTKLRMSAEVNWSTDLPRNAPTDMYAVDSADDYGMLYLAPGDTPTEVRGLGFDTNERRMVAIELDTRNNATIAQVTVENPLYPDDVWLYVGTFAIFGQNLRNLTIEQCDLHAGNGAFFVAVTDVRVQDNTFRLVYPRNPADPNNPEHQADNDGVKVWGGRRLTVRRNRFGRGSDEFYYARAVQTGALRLPSQVAGVEDACGIEDCYYGENLIVDAGQPAGNCGEALVGDQINSAQGGRRPLPVSAATSTTISTTLVEFVMDDAKLDPIGTTVIILAGTGIGQLRKVVANTATTLTLDEPWEVVPGTDSVFVVCATQQRELYVNNTIRSTPKYVGNYGASVLCIAAGNDFDSAGAVNANPPGFDWTGVSFISVMGGKDFPVIDVSFYNQVRDNRITGGLATLMYDDFTTLSPSLPPQPLMRGNVLAGNQVSNAASAVRLGTPYVINQPVGVMAELTVVTGNTGPGTVNTVQDIPWNHTVYDGPAGDFTDAGTNSIIA, from the coding sequence ATGACTTCCGATCCCCTGCCCACACTGGTCGCTGCGGTCGCCGGTCCGAGCCGGCGCCGTGTCCTCGGCACCTCCGGCGCGATCGTCGCCGGCGCTTTGGCCGGTGGCGTGCCCGCCGGTGTCTGGTCACCCCGGCCGGCCGACGCCCGACCGACCGAAACCGCTCCGGTGCTGTACCGGCGCCAGGTACGCTCGGTCAGCCCCGGCCAGGTGTTCGGTGTGAGCGGCGCAGGCTTCGCGACCGCCGCGCAGGCCCGGGTCTGGCCGCTGCGTGGCCGCGACGCGAACAGTGCGCCCGCCAAGCCACCGCACGACGCCCGCCCGCTCGACGTTGTCGGGGTGACCGCCGACGCGGTCGTCCTCCGTGCGCCGGCCGGCCGCATCGAAACCGCCTTCGCGGTGTACGTCTCCTCGGGTGACGGCCGCGCGTGGTCACGGCCGTTCGTGGTGAACACGCCCGACCCGTGGTACCTCGACATGCCCAGCGCGAGCGCCGGGGACGAGGTCACCGTCTACGGCAACGACCTGCAGGTCGGCTTGGCGAGGCCCACTGTCACGCTGACGCGCCACGGACTGACCCGGTCGGCCACAGTCCTCAAGGCCGACCGCTACCAGATCCGGTTCGAGGTCCCGAAGGGACTGAACGGCGACTGCACCGTCCAGGTGTCCACCGGTCCGGCCGGGGCTCGGGTGACCTCCAGCCTGCGGCTGCCGGTGGTAGCCCGTGCTGCTGCCCCGCGACACGAGATCGACGCCGTTCGCGACTATGGGGCTGACCCTAGCGGGCAGCAGGATTCCACGGCCGCGTTGCAGGCCGCGCTCACGGCCGCGGCGCAGGCCCGCGGCGGTGCCCGGGTCCGGATCCCGGCCGGCACCTACACCTTGACGAGCAAGCTGCGGCTGCCCGATGGCAACGGGCCGATCGTCGTCCAGGGCGCCGGTCAGGATCGCACCAAGCTGCGGATGAGCGCCGAGGTGAACTGGTCCACGGACCTGCCCCGGAACGCGCCGACGGACATGTACGCGGTCGACAGCGCCGACGACTACGGCATGCTCTACCTCGCGCCAGGTGATACACCGACCGAGGTCCGTGGGCTGGGCTTCGACACCAACGAACGCCGCATGGTCGCGATCGAGCTCGACACCCGCAACAACGCGACCATCGCACAGGTCACGGTCGAGAACCCCCTGTATCCCGACGATGTGTGGCTCTACGTCGGCACCTTCGCCATCTTCGGGCAGAACCTGCGCAACCTCACGATCGAGCAGTGCGACCTGCACGCGGGCAACGGCGCCTTCTTCGTCGCCGTCACCGACGTACGCGTCCAGGACAACACGTTCCGGCTGGTCTACCCGCGCAATCCCGCCGACCCGAACAACCCTGAGCACCAGGCCGACAACGACGGCGTCAAGGTCTGGGGCGGGCGACGGCTGACCGTACGGCGGAACCGCTTCGGACGCGGCTCCGACGAGTTCTACTACGCGCGCGCCGTGCAGACCGGCGCACTGCGGTTGCCGTCGCAGGTGGCCGGGGTCGAGGACGCCTGCGGAATCGAGGACTGCTACTACGGCGAGAACCTGATCGTCGACGCCGGACAACCGGCCGGCAACTGCGGTGAGGCGCTGGTCGGCGACCAGATCAACTCCGCACAGGGCGGACGGCGCCCACTCCCGGTCTCGGCCGCCACCTCGACAACCATCAGCACCACCCTGGTCGAGTTCGTGATGGACGATGCCAAGCTCGATCCGATCGGCACGACAGTGATCATCCTGGCCGGCACCGGGATCGGGCAGCTGCGCAAGGTGGTCGCCAACACGGCGACCACCTTGACCCTCGACGAGCCGTGGGAGGTCGTGCCCGGCACGGATTCGGTCTTCGTCGTCTGCGCTACTCAACAGCGTGAGCTCTACGTGAACAACACCATCCGAAGTACGCCGAAGTACGTCGGAAACTACGGTGCGAGTGTGCTCTGCATTGCCGCCGGCAACGACTTCGACTCCGCCGGTGCGGTGAACGCCAATCCGCCCGGCTTCGACTGGACCGGAGTGTCATTCATCAGCGTGATGGGCGGCAAGGACTTCCCGGTGATCGACGTCAGCTTCTACAACCAGGTCCGCGACAACCGGATCACCGGCGGCCTGGCGACGTTGATGTACGACGACTTCACCACACTGTCGCCTTCGTTGCCGCCGCAGCCGTTGATGCGCGGCAACGTACTGGCCGGCAATCAGGTGAGCAACGCCGCCTCGGCGGTGCGGCTCGGCACTCCGTACGTGATCAATCAGCCGGTCGGCGTGATGGCAGAGCTGACGGTGGTCACCGGCAACACCGGCCCGGGCACGGTGAACACGGTGCAGGACATTCCGTGGAACCACACCGTGTACGACGGTCCGGCCGGCGACTTCACCGACGCCGGGACGAACTCGATCATCGCCTGA
- a CDS encoding discoidin domain-containing protein, protein MPEVQRRDFIKLAAASTAGAVLLNALRQPDADATTAGPNRQRLEGRSVRLEWQRDQQGWRLDQLQLRSSGRWRSVFTPSGECGLWLSIDPAVPTIDEVRRLSVGSTVRFWPESVSATKDAVTFSSSQPTGAYKAAWAMDDDDVVVAVQFTPNADGWYSVTSPTLGTLADRDLGWGVVPGYWNSSTIESDDELAFRYQFGIPTAPVLATEASTTSLVAILQQRQEQVSLGVVADPSLARDPWAEDKITQSTWHVGTSLRTTGGVLGPTIASPVLGQEGSWLTAGQTVVATFRYIVRPTGWYEVNRYVSERIYPVGDYLKLAHATDSLTHRLNRMHDFLVSPQSQWHTWTYDGLTLGAESGKLSDVGAMWMLDALTTDPVIHNDRLPYARNFKLAQQQTAGGPFQGAALGEYFKNDGWITDSEWVGLDAAYVSPIFTTFYTLADMGNMALFTPDDTEVHDRLRLAADRLLTWQKRDGSFDIGYVRDHPQTLQYPELTDYRATWYGFVAAYRVLGDRKYLAAARRGADWFIRTAVATGNYLGVCDDAVLVRDFQVIFAAQALLDLHDLTGHNPYLDAAVTAARVYTQHIYNHPVATTATKTFNGPTVEDWQLSQAGLNFEHAGYFGSANGAGPILLSSHAGSFVRFYELTGDAHFLLLARAAARGRDAFVGATSGIPSYYWSAGNGGSSVFPWHGWWHIGWVVDYLLSEAHLRSGGKVDFPRGFCTAKVGSHRPAGFAPGKVYGDAVELWMPRTLVTGDQPDVDWLTGRSPDGRRIYLIALNQRSVATTATFTLDPRGVEPGKLATWRQWTAEAGPITKTADDGWQLKLEPDGIAVFSVAITLADDPAGPALRSYSVDGPYRTPTVTWSYYATETSWVQWRASDTDAWTDTAVQQGYALHQALDLSSVNAPATVQIRVATQLADGTPVFTEPSNWNVPLQYVPTGPDLALGRPVTVSSTYTPAYTGDKAVDGNRTDSASRWLCSLDDSAPTITIELAAATTPKLLRMFSGPGAAQVVVSFVVQGRTAAGDWQQVGTVTGNTLATTDVALTPLDTDTVRVVFSQKSRDPVDVVRVFEIEIYDAVKTV, encoded by the coding sequence GTGCCCGAGGTACAACGACGCGATTTCATCAAGCTGGCCGCGGCCAGCACGGCTGGGGCGGTACTGCTGAACGCCCTTCGGCAACCCGACGCGGACGCCACGACGGCAGGCCCGAACCGGCAGCGGCTGGAGGGCCGCAGCGTACGCCTGGAATGGCAACGCGACCAGCAGGGCTGGCGACTCGACCAGCTGCAACTGCGCTCGAGCGGCCGCTGGCGGTCGGTCTTCACACCTTCCGGTGAATGTGGGCTGTGGTTGTCCATCGATCCGGCCGTGCCGACGATCGACGAGGTGCGCCGGCTCAGCGTCGGCAGCACGGTACGGTTCTGGCCCGAGAGCGTTAGCGCGACGAAAGACGCGGTCACGTTCAGCAGCAGCCAACCCACCGGTGCATACAAAGCGGCGTGGGCGATGGACGACGACGATGTCGTGGTCGCCGTCCAGTTCACGCCGAACGCCGACGGCTGGTACTCGGTGACGAGCCCGACGCTGGGCACGTTGGCCGACCGCGACCTCGGCTGGGGTGTCGTCCCCGGGTACTGGAACTCCTCGACCATCGAGAGCGACGACGAGCTCGCCTTCCGCTACCAGTTCGGGATACCGACGGCTCCGGTGCTCGCGACCGAGGCCAGCACGACCAGTCTGGTCGCAATCCTGCAACAACGGCAGGAGCAGGTCAGCCTCGGTGTTGTCGCCGATCCGAGTTTGGCTCGCGATCCCTGGGCCGAGGACAAGATCACTCAGTCGACCTGGCACGTCGGTACGTCGCTGCGCACCACCGGCGGCGTTCTCGGCCCGACCATCGCGTCGCCTGTCCTCGGGCAGGAGGGATCATGGTTGACTGCGGGCCAGACCGTTGTTGCGACGTTCCGGTACATCGTGCGGCCCACGGGCTGGTACGAGGTGAACCGCTATGTGTCCGAGCGGATCTATCCGGTGGGCGACTACCTGAAGCTGGCGCACGCGACCGACTCGCTCACCCATCGCCTCAACCGCATGCACGACTTCCTGGTCTCGCCACAGTCCCAGTGGCACACCTGGACGTACGACGGTCTCACGTTGGGCGCGGAGAGCGGGAAGCTGTCCGACGTCGGCGCCATGTGGATGCTGGACGCGCTCACCACCGACCCGGTGATCCACAACGACCGGCTGCCGTACGCGCGCAACTTCAAACTGGCCCAGCAGCAGACGGCCGGTGGACCGTTCCAGGGCGCCGCGCTCGGTGAGTACTTCAAGAACGACGGCTGGATCACCGACAGTGAATGGGTCGGGCTCGACGCAGCCTACGTCTCACCGATCTTCACCACGTTCTACACGCTCGCCGACATGGGCAACATGGCACTGTTCACCCCGGACGACACCGAGGTCCACGACCGGCTGCGGTTGGCCGCCGATCGGCTGCTGACGTGGCAGAAGCGGGACGGCAGCTTCGACATCGGTTACGTCCGCGACCATCCGCAGACACTGCAGTATCCGGAGCTGACCGACTACCGCGCGACCTGGTACGGATTCGTCGCGGCGTATCGCGTTCTGGGTGATCGCAAGTACCTGGCCGCGGCCCGCCGCGGGGCGGACTGGTTCATCCGCACCGCGGTTGCTACCGGCAACTACCTCGGGGTCTGTGACGACGCCGTCCTGGTCCGCGATTTCCAGGTGATCTTCGCTGCGCAGGCGCTGCTCGACCTGCACGACTTGACCGGTCACAATCCCTACCTGGACGCGGCTGTCACCGCGGCGCGTGTCTACACCCAGCACATCTACAACCACCCGGTGGCGACGACCGCGACCAAGACGTTCAACGGGCCAACGGTCGAGGACTGGCAGCTGAGCCAGGCCGGGCTCAACTTCGAGCACGCCGGCTACTTCGGCAGCGCGAACGGCGCCGGCCCGATTCTGCTCAGCAGCCACGCCGGATCGTTCGTCCGGTTCTACGAGCTGACCGGTGACGCGCATTTCTTGCTGCTCGCCCGGGCGGCGGCGCGCGGACGCGACGCGTTCGTCGGAGCGACGAGCGGTATCCCGTCCTACTACTGGTCAGCCGGCAATGGTGGCTCGAGCGTGTTCCCGTGGCACGGCTGGTGGCACATCGGCTGGGTCGTCGACTATCTGTTGTCCGAGGCGCACCTGCGAAGCGGCGGCAAGGTCGACTTCCCCCGCGGGTTCTGCACGGCCAAGGTCGGCTCGCACCGCCCGGCCGGTTTCGCCCCGGGCAAGGTGTACGGCGACGCCGTCGAGCTGTGGATGCCGCGCACGCTGGTGACCGGTGACCAGCCCGACGTTGACTGGCTCACCGGCCGCTCACCGGACGGTCGACGGATCTACCTGATCGCGTTGAACCAGCGCTCCGTGGCCACGACGGCCACCTTCACACTGGATCCCCGCGGGGTCGAGCCGGGCAAGCTCGCCACCTGGAGGCAGTGGACCGCCGAGGCCGGCCCGATCACCAAGACCGCAGACGACGGATGGCAGCTGAAGCTCGAGCCCGACGGCATCGCGGTCTTCAGCGTGGCGATCACGCTCGCCGACGACCCGGCCGGCCCGGCGCTGCGGTCGTACTCCGTCGACGGCCCGTACCGGACGCCGACCGTGACCTGGTCGTACTACGCGACCGAGACGAGCTGGGTCCAGTGGCGCGCATCAGACACCGATGCCTGGACCGACACCGCAGTCCAGCAGGGCTACGCGCTCCATCAGGCACTCGACCTGAGTTCGGTGAACGCGCCGGCGACGGTGCAGATCCGCGTCGCAACCCAACTCGCCGACGGTACGCCGGTCTTCACCGAGCCATCGAACTGGAACGTCCCGTTGCAGTACGTGCCGACCGGCCCGGACCTCGCACTCGGCCGGCCTGTCACCGTGAGCTCGACGTACACGCCGGCGTACACCGGCGACAAGGCGGTCGACGGCAACCGGACCGACTCGGCCAGCCGGTGGCTGTGCAGCCTGGACGACAGCGCGCCGACGATCACCATCGAGCTCGCTGCGGCGACGACCCCGAAGCTGCTGCGCATGTTCAGCGGACCTGGCGCGGCGCAGGTCGTCGTGTCGTTCGTGGTGCAGGGCCGTACCGCCGCCGGCGACTGGCAGCAGGTCGGCACGGTCACCGGCAACACGCTCGCCACCACCGACGTTGCGCTGACCCCGCTGGACACCGACACGGTCCGGGTCGTCTTCAGCCAGAAGTCGCGCGACCCCGTGGACGTGGTCCGGGTCTTCGAGATCGAGATCTACGACGCAGTCAAGACCGTCTAG
- a CDS encoding glycosyl hydrolase family 28-related protein → MHDPNPADSAEPGRAAQTGPSRRSFLVGTGLVAGAAVLAGPGRLASAAATPDTTTGGTPPVVYADQVRSVRPGEVLPLAGSGLTSGVLIELWLIPDDTSAPASLTAVPATPPSGSVSLTATDPEGDNLVIVVPATTTDGAYAVYVSGDSGSTWSAPLLLNAAQPWYLDQPTSAPGDVVTVIGPSVAHSAPTTKTAQVYLRSSSGTLTPVAVSVTSDYELAFTVPSTLAVGNYTVLVSNGLGGHYGYDASLTLTVAAAAASPTTSYDIVADFGADPSGAHDSTTGIQNALDAAAASGGARALFPAGNYAISSKLTLGAGTGVIEIVGATNGTTTVLMSDSSVFSPTVTPETSVDFFGCTAGDDHGMLYLAPSTHPVRLAGIGFGSNGKRPVILEIDGRTGTTVTDCRFVGDSYPENIWLYAGVCSILVQNTRGLRVANCSFTCNKGIYLSNVVDTRVEDNTFAIYFPRLPTDPATQNGQVDNDGVQVWGARRLTIRGNQFTRGSSTYHYARAVQTGAVKLWATTWGPTDACGVQDVLMAHNTVDSAGEPGKNNGEAMVGDGIKVPTGGGALTAVDSATSNTVTPSGATFTLHTLTDPVGSYVFVVAGTGAGQIRRVVDNTTTTLTVEYAWEVVPDTSSVVVVQNVHARQLFVHNTITACGKYVGNYGPSVLSIVADNTVDSTGAPGTVSAMTGAGFFSIYGVDSTGAYNSQPAFYNVVADNQLTGADAFLSYQNYAKGAVPAAPLVRGNVVARNTASGVTQTVVLADSTLGGSPAATWGRYNAIVKNELGSGVAYQATVDGRFDHTVYQGAATELASGGTNPVVVPG, encoded by the coding sequence ATGCATGACCCCAATCCAGCGGATTCCGCCGAGCCCGGCCGTGCGGCGCAAACCGGTCCGTCGCGTCGCAGCTTCTTGGTCGGGACCGGGCTGGTGGCCGGGGCGGCCGTGCTCGCCGGTCCCGGTCGCCTGGCCTCGGCGGCGGCGACTCCAGACACGACGACAGGCGGCACCCCACCCGTCGTCTATGCAGACCAGGTGCGCAGTGTGCGGCCCGGCGAAGTCCTGCCGCTGGCCGGCTCCGGGCTGACGTCCGGCGTACTGATCGAGCTGTGGCTGATTCCGGATGACACCAGTGCGCCGGCGAGCCTGACTGCCGTCCCCGCGACGCCGCCGAGTGGGTCGGTGAGCCTCACCGCGACCGATCCAGAAGGCGACAACCTCGTCATCGTGGTTCCCGCGACCACGACCGACGGCGCGTACGCCGTCTATGTCTCGGGCGACTCCGGGTCCACCTGGTCGGCGCCGCTGTTGCTGAACGCCGCGCAGCCCTGGTACCTCGACCAGCCGACCTCTGCACCCGGCGATGTCGTGACGGTGATCGGCCCGAGCGTCGCCCACTCCGCTCCGACCACGAAGACGGCGCAGGTGTACCTGCGCAGCTCCAGTGGCACCCTGACCCCGGTCGCGGTGAGCGTGACCAGTGACTACGAGCTGGCGTTCACGGTTCCGAGCACGTTGGCCGTCGGCAACTACACCGTCCTGGTCTCCAACGGCCTCGGCGGCCACTACGGGTACGACGCGTCGTTGACCCTTACCGTCGCGGCGGCCGCGGCCTCACCCACGACCAGCTACGACATCGTCGCCGACTTCGGGGCCGATCCATCCGGCGCCCACGACTCCACGACCGGCATCCAGAATGCCCTCGACGCCGCCGCGGCGTCCGGCGGCGCTCGCGCGCTGTTCCCCGCCGGCAACTACGCCATCAGCTCCAAGCTCACGCTGGGCGCCGGCACCGGCGTGATCGAAATCGTTGGCGCCACCAACGGCACCACCACGGTGCTGATGAGCGACAGTTCAGTCTTCAGCCCGACGGTGACGCCTGAGACGTCGGTCGACTTCTTCGGGTGCACCGCAGGCGACGACCACGGCATGCTGTATCTCGCGCCCTCCACGCACCCGGTCAGGCTGGCGGGGATCGGGTTCGGCAGCAACGGCAAGCGCCCGGTCATCCTCGAGATCGACGGCCGCACCGGCACGACGGTCACCGACTGCAGGTTCGTCGGCGACAGCTATCCCGAGAACATCTGGCTGTACGCCGGAGTGTGCTCGATCCTCGTCCAGAACACTCGCGGGCTGCGCGTCGCGAACTGTTCGTTCACCTGCAACAAGGGCATCTATTTGAGCAACGTCGTCGACACCCGCGTCGAGGACAACACCTTCGCGATCTACTTCCCCCGGCTCCCGACCGATCCGGCTACCCAGAACGGCCAGGTCGACAACGACGGCGTACAGGTCTGGGGAGCGCGGCGACTGACCATCAGGGGCAACCAGTTCACCCGCGGATCGAGCACCTATCACTACGCACGCGCCGTCCAGACCGGCGCGGTCAAGCTGTGGGCGACCACGTGGGGTCCCACCGACGCCTGCGGTGTGCAGGACGTGCTGATGGCCCATAACACCGTGGACTCAGCGGGCGAGCCGGGCAAGAACAACGGCGAGGCCATGGTCGGCGACGGCATCAAGGTGCCGACGGGTGGCGGCGCCCTGACGGCGGTGGACTCGGCGACGAGCAATACCGTCACGCCGAGCGGCGCCACTTTCACCCTCCACACCCTCACCGACCCGGTCGGCTCGTACGTGTTCGTGGTCGCCGGGACCGGCGCCGGCCAGATCCGCCGCGTGGTGGACAACACCACCACGACCCTGACCGTCGAGTACGCCTGGGAGGTCGTGCCGGACACCTCGTCGGTCGTCGTGGTCCAGAATGTCCACGCCCGGCAACTGTTCGTCCACAACACGATCACCGCCTGCGGCAAGTACGTCGGCAACTACGGCCCGTCGGTTCTCAGCATCGTGGCCGACAACACCGTGGACAGCACCGGCGCTCCGGGCACCGTGTCGGCGATGACCGGCGCCGGCTTCTTCAGCATCTACGGCGTGGACAGCACCGGCGCCTACAACAGTCAGCCGGCCTTCTACAACGTCGTCGCCGATAACCAGCTGACGGGCGCCGACGCGTTCCTGAGCTACCAGAACTACGCCAAGGGCGCTGTTCCTGCGGCACCGCTGGTACGCGGCAACGTCGTCGCGCGCAACACCGCGTCCGGCGTCACCCAGACGGTGGTGCTGGCCGACTCGACCCTCGGCGGCAGCCCGGCCGCCACCTGGGGTCGCTACAACGCGATCGTCAAGAACGAACTCGGCAGCGGTGTCGCCTACCAGGCCACCGTCGACGGCCGCTTCGACCACACCGTCTACCAGGGTGCGGCCACCGAGCTCGCCAGCGGTGGCACCAACCCCGTCGTCGTGCCGGGCTGA